The window TAACATTCATGCTATCACGACAATTTATGAGGCTTCACCATTTCCACTTCTTCACGCTGTACCCGTACAGTTCCGGCGGGGGCCCCTTTGGGTTTGGTTACGTATTTTCTTTTCGTAATGATTACAGGGGCGAGCCTGCTTCCTCTCGCTTTTGAGTTCCAAGCGGCGGCAGATGCTGCTTTTAGAAGCACAGATTTGGGAGGCATCTCTTTTCTGTTATCCATTCTGATAACTACGTGTGAACCGCTCACACCCCTTGCGTGCAACCAGATATCTTCTTTATGAGCGCTGGTCGTAAGGGCATCATTGCTTTTCGCGTTTTTCCCGATCCAGACGTCAAAACCGTCAATCTCGGTTTTTCTGAATGGAAGCGGGGCTTCGCTTTGTACTTTACTGAGAATGCCCAGCCGTTTCAGCGAATCTTCATAATGGCTGTACCAGTCGTCAAACTCGTAAACCCGTTGCAGTGAATCGAGTGAGTGCAGTAACTCCGTGAGTTCTTTATACTCTTTTTTCATCGTTTTCAGCCTTCGTTCCGATTCTTCCACGTTTCGAACAGCCTTGGCGGATTTATCGTAATATCTCTCCGCATTTTCAGCAATGGAGAGGGAGGGCTTCACCGGGATGTTTACCGGCTGATTGTTATTGTAGAAATCGGGCAGCTCTATGGACCCAGACTCAGCAGGTAATGATTCATGGGCATGAGCCATCAGTATATGTCCGAATTTTTCATATTCATCCGCTCGTTGCAATCCTTTTTCAGCGTTCGAGAGCTGTGCAATGGCAGCTTCATGCTTTTTAACCGAGTGTTCAATTTTCGGGCGAAGATTGCTGATTTTAGCTGAAAGGCGCCGTTCGGAGGATGTTTTGTAGTATGCGAATTTTATCGCTTCGTTCACGTTTTCAAACTCCCTGCGTGTGGGTAACGGCAACAGCGATTCCGGAATAAGGCAGAGATTCCCGTCTTCAAGAATTCTGAATGCGGGCCTGTTTTCCATCGCATCTACAATCTTATCCGTTATGCTCAGTACCTCCCCGGCCTGCATGTCATCAAACTCATAGTGACTGATTAGTGGATCAATAAGGTGGCGGGGGAAGGCGGGATATTTTGTTAAAATCATTTTGCGCGGCGAATCTTTTTCGGCCGCCCGCGGGGATGTTTTTCTTGGAGCTCTGGGCGATGGGGGAGGATTATCTTCAAAACGGATGCTTTGCTTAAAGGCTTCTGTAACGCGGTCATTTTGAATGAGAAATACGTTTGGATGGTTTCCAAAGGGTAAAAAAAGCAGTTTTAACCCCGACTGAAACAGAACGGTAACAAAACGGTCATTCTCTGCCAGTAAAATTTTTATTAATTTATCTTCACTTAGTTGATCAAAAAAAGTTTTTACGTTACTCTTTTTAGGAGATCGGTAGTCATCAAGAAAAAGAGCTGTCTCACTTGAATTTGTGCTGAATATCAGCCTTTTTTTTAATGATTGAGAGGTCTCCAGATAGAGTTCCCATACATCCTTATGTGGAGAATAGCTGAACAGGTACCTGCCACCAGCCAGGGTGCTTTGGAGGTATTCTGACAAATGGTGTAATGCGTAGTAATTATTCATCTGAGTGAACGAGAACCATAGTCTTTAAAAAGCAATTTATGCAATATCCGATTTTTCAGTCAGTGGTAAATAAAATAAACAGCTCACTGACCAAGAGAAACATCGACGTTTTGAAGTTAAAAACATGGGAAGAGTCAAAAATTAATGCTGCAGGTCTGGAAATTGTCATTGACCTGAAAAAATCCACGAATCATCTGAAACAGCTCAATATTAATTTTGACTGGGACAGATTCAGGGAAGCAGCTCTTGCAAATCAGCTAAATGGTACTGACGAGCATCCAATGCTCAAACAGAAGCATCTTACGTCTGCGCGTGTTTCACCGAGCATTGATGTTGAACTGGTATGGCATTTTGACGAACAAACGTCGCAACCCGCAACTTCAAAAGGCGATGCAGACTATCGGATTCAAATGGCTGGTGAATGGATGGAAATTGTGAGCCGGGAGGTGAATGAGTTTCTTGCCAGCGATGACATCATAACCCGGTGGCACCTTGAAATAGATGGGGACGCAGAAGGACGATACCTTAGTGCCATAAATCTGATTTCCTATTTTCAGTTTTCCATGGAAAACCTGGAGAGCCTGAATGAAGTGCTCACATTTGTTGATCGTAAACTTACACACCTGCTATTTAAGGCAAACAGAATTATCAAGATTGCTGACAAAAAAGTAGACCTGGCAGCAGCCTGATCTTATTCTGAGTTTCGGATATAAAAAAAGGACGCATGATCCATGCGTCCTTAAAATCCTTGAAGCGCCTCAGCTTACTTTTTCTTCTTATGCCTGTTTTTTCTCAGGCGCTTTTTCCTTTTATGCTTAGCAATTTTTGCTCGTTTTCTTTTCTTTCCGCTTGGCATGAATAATCACCCGGTCTGTTACTGTTAAACTTGCAATTATGTTTACGTTAGGCAACTATGCCTTCGTACAGAATTACAAAATACAAAACTTTCCGGTAAAACGATACCATCCATCTCTCAGCGTTCCGTACTCGCGAAGCCGTAAGATAATCAGGGGAGCGAGTATAATATTGGGAGAACACTTTTCAGACAATATGAGATTCAGAAAGAGAGGTTTTTTTTGTATTTTCTAAAGCTGTGAAAATTGATCAAAAAAATGCCTGACCTGCTAAAAGTTGCCAAGTTTGGGGGTACCAGCATGGCCGATCTGGACGCCATGAAACGCTGTGCCCGTATCGTCACTTCCGATCCCGATAAAAAAGTTATTGTTGTCAGTGCCACATCAGGCACCACAAATCTACTGTCCTCACTTTTCGATCATGTTGAGACCGATCAAAAAATGGAAATCGTAGATAAAATTCGCAAAAAACATCTTGAGATTTGCACCGGACTCGTTCACTCAACGGAGGTGGAAAAAGCAATTCTACAGGTGATGGATTCACTGGTCGCATTGGTTCAGAATCAGCATATGATGACACCGCGGATACAGGATGAGATCCTGTCACATGGAGAGCTGCTGTCTTCGGCTATTTTTACGGGACTGCTGAAAGAGTATGATACGGGGGAGGTGGACACCAGGTGGCTGGATGCCAGAAAAATTATTACCACAGATCGGTCGCACACAAAAGCTCAACCCGACATATCTGCGATTGCAGGCAATGCGGAAGATCAACTGATTCCGCATCTTGAATCGGTCCGTTTCGTAACCCAGGGGTTTATTGGGAGTTCCCCCGATGGAACTACAACGACACTTGGGCGGGGCGGGAGTGACTATTCTGCAGCCCTGTTTGCAGAAGCCATACACGCAGATGTACTTGAAATATGGACGGATGTTACGGCAGTGTACACTACAGATCCGCGTGTGGTGCCGGCAGCCAGGCCAATCACTGAAATAAGTTTTGATGAAGCGGCCGAACTTTCCGTTTTTGGAGCGAAAGTTCTTCACCCGGCGACCATGGTTCCTGCTGTCAGGAAGAACATCAAAGTGTATGTGGGGTCAAGCATGAAGCCTCAAAAACCGGGAACATGGATCATGAAAGATACACGCAGCAAGCCGGTAATCCGAGCCATAAGCCTCAGGAGGAATCAGACTCTGGTTACGGTAAAAAGCCCCGACATGCTTCACCGCCACGGATTCCTTGCAAAACTTTTTGATGTATTGTCAAGGCATCAGGTGAGTGTTGACCTTGTTACAACCAGTGAAGTGAGCGTATCGCTGACCGTTGATACGGATATCCAGTCGACTGAACGCGATTCCCTGAACGAGGACGTTTTATCGGAACTTAGAACCTTCAGCCAGGTTGACGTAGAGAAAGACCTTTCGCTTGTTGCACTGATCGGTAATAACCTGCATGCAACCTCAGGGCTTAGCGGACCTGTTTTCGGTTTGCTTGAGGATGTCAACGTAAGGCTCATTTGTCACGGTGCAAGCTCACACAATCTCTGTTTTCTGGTAAGTCAGACAAGTGCGGAAAAAGTGGTTCAGGTACTTCATAATCGTTTCATTAAATAACAGGCCCGACATGAAAATTTCAGTAATTGGAACCGGAAAAACGGGAAGTTCCGTAGCCGAACTTCTGGGCGGAGATGCCGTCTGTTTTAACCGGTCAAATCCGCCGGATGCAGAGAAGGTCTCGAATACGGACGCTGCGATCGTATTTGTGCCGCCGGATGCCGCAGCCGAAATCTCGGATGTACTGCTCGAAGCAGCCATTCCGTCCGTCTGGGGAACCACGGGTTATGCATGGCCGGAAAATTTACCGGATCGCGTTAAAGATGCCAATTCAAGATGGATTATCGGTTCCAATTTCAGCATGGGAATGAACCTGATCCGAAAAGCACTTCGGATGCTCGGCAGCGGAAGCAGCCTGCTCGATGATGCAGAATTTCATATTCATGAAGTTCATCATAAAGAAAAAAAAGATGCACCCAGCGGAACGGCATTATCGTGGCAGGAGTGGCTGGGTCAGGATGCACATATTTCATCCGACAGGCAGGGTGATGTAAAAGGTATTCATTCTCTTCACATCAAAACCAAATATGAATCCATAACATTAAAGCATGAGGCGCATTCACGCAAATTATTTGCAGAAGGAGCCGTTTGGGCAGCTAAATATCTGCTCAGACATCCGCATATTGATCCCGGTGTATACACCTTCGCATCCATTTTTGATAAAGCATACAGGGGAGGTTTGTGATGACTGACTCACCCGTTCTTTGGACCGCACTTATCACCCCGTTTCATGAAGATGGGTCGGTTGACGAACAGACTCTTGTAAAACTTGCAGAATTGCAGAATAAATCCGGAAACGGAATTCTGCTGGCCGGCAGTACGGGCGAGGGACTGGCATTGACGCATGATGAAAAACGGCAAATTACAGAACTCGTATGCAATCTTGGGCTCAACGTTCCGATTATGGCCGGAGTGGGTGGATTTAACCTGAAAGAACAAACAAGCTGGATAAAAGAGTGTAACCGGATTGGAGTGGACGCATTTTTGCTGGTTACCCCTCTCTATGCAAGACCGGGTATTGAAGGCCAGACAGAGTGGTTTATGAAACTTATGGACGCTGCAGAAAAACCGTGTATGGTCTACAACATTCCATCGCGGACGGGGGTTAAGATGCCTGTCCAGGTTCTGAAGAATATACGGAATCATAACCGTTTTTGGGCTGTTAAGGAGGCGAGCGGAAGCATCAGCGACTATCTGGAGTTTAGCGAAACCTGCCCTGATGTACCTCTTTTCAGTGGTGATGATGGCCTGCTCCCCTTTTTCTCAGCTGCAGGCTGCAGCGGACTGGTTTCTGTTGCTGCCAATGTTTGGCCCATGGAAACCGGGCTCTATGTTAAAAAATGCCTGGAGCGGAATACGGAAGATCTGTTTCCTGTATGGAAAAGAGCGTCCGCAGCCCTTTTTACCGCACCCAATCCGGTACCGGTAAAGGCGCTGATGAAAGAGAAAGGCATTATTCCGCGCATTCAACTCAGGCCGCCGCTGTCGGAAAAGGATTTGTCCGGTATTTCAGTTTTAAATGCTGCCGATATGAATGTTGCGGAGTGGTATAAAGAGAATACAGAATAAAAAACGAAACGACAGGTTGATAATTTATGAGCTGGAAAGAGATTCTGGATAAGCTGGAAAGCGGTGAAATACGCGCTGCTGAACCTGAAGGTGAAGGTTGGAAAGCCAATGTGGAAGTGAAGCAGGGTATTCTGGACGCATTCAGGGAGGGTAAAAATGTTAACTATGGTGGAATCTATGAGGGTTTCGTAGACAAGAGCAACATTCCTCCCAGAATGTTCGAGGCAGAAGATGGAGTACGGCTTGTTCCGGGAGGTTCCTCCGTACGAAGAGGCGCCTACGTGGCAAAAAGTGTTATCATCATGCCGCCCGCCTACGTCAATATCGGCGCATACGTTGATGAGGGATCAATGATCGACAGTCATGCGCTGGTCGGCTCCTGTGCACAAATCGGCAGAAATGTCCATCTTTCAGCGGGAGTACAGATTGGCGGTGTTTTAGAACCCGTGGGCCTGAGTCCCGTCGTGATTGAAGACGATTGTTTTATTGGTGCAGGTTCGGTTATTGTGGAGGGTATACTGGTGAAAAAAGGAGCTGTAATCGCACCGGGAGTAACGCTCTCAAAGTCGGTTCCGGTTTATGACTGTGTAAATGAAAGGCTGCTTGGAAAAGGGTCACCTGTACCCAAACGTGCGGTAGTGATTCCGGGGTCACGTCCAATCAATAACGAATGGGCAAAATCGCAAGGTTTATCTGCTCAGTGTCCTGTTATTATTAAATATAGAGATGAAGGAAGTGATGCATCGCTGGAGCTTGAAACTGCACTCCGATAAAAAAGTGTGTAAGGGAATTGAAATTTTCAGTTCTTACAAATAGAACATTAACAAAAAAATTGAGGATTCGATATGAGTTCATTAAACAAGGCAATGGTTATAGGAAGGCTTGGTGCAGACCCGGATGTGCGGTACACACAATCCAACACCGCTGTGGCTACCATGAGTGTGGCTACAACGGAAAGATATAAAGACCGTAACGGAGAGCTGCAGGAAAATACTGAATGGCACAGAATTGTAGCGTGGGGCCGACTGGCTGAGATTTGCCAGCAGTATCTCAAAAAAGGATCTTTGGTTTACTTTGAAGGCCCTATTCAAACACGAGAGTGGGAAGATAAAGAAGGCCAAAAGCGGTATACCACTGAGATTAAGGCATTGAACATGCAGATGCTCGACAGCCGGGGTGACTCGGGCGGAAGCAGTGCACCGGCATCAAAAAGCAACAGGCCGGCGAAAGAGACTGTAGAGATAGACGACAGTTTTGACGATATGGACGATGACCTGCCTTTTTAAAGGTAATCTCCATAAAATTTGAATGAAGTTTTGTACATTCAGAGATGGCGTTCAATTTTTTTGATCGCCATCTTTTTTTGATCATATTTCATCAAATCAAAGTTAATTCAGGACCAGTTTTTGGAAAAAAAAGACGAGCCTCCGAGTACGAGGTCGGGATTAAGCTTATTGTTTATCCCGGCATTCATTATTGCGGCCAGCGGCGCACAAGCCATAGTGATGTCAGAACTCGCCGTTCAAACCGCTCTTATGATTATCGGATTGGTATTGAGTGCAACATACTCGGGATCTGAAGTGGCATTCTTCTCCCTTGTCAATCAGATCGATAAACTGAATACGGATGGTGATTTTGGGAAGAAAGACACCCGCATTCTCAAAATGCTCCAAAAACCGAGAAAGCTGCTGGCCACTATCCTGATCGGAAATACATTTGCGAATATTGTTAGCTCCGTTCTGGCTGCGGTGATAACCGGTAAAATTGTGGCCTATTATGGATTTCCCGCCGCGATAGTGTATACCGTTGAGATTGTGGTTCTCACCTTTATGATTCTGATTCTGAGCGAAATCACACCAAAAATAATTGCAATCAATAACCCGCTGAAGGTGTCGCGGAGTATGAGCGGATTTATCTATGCCAATTTTATTCTGTTTACCCCTGTTTCGAAACTGATTGCAGAAAGCACAATGAGCCTTGAGAAGTCTCTGCCTAAACCCAATATCAGAATGACGGCAGAAGACCTTAAAACAATGGCGGAAATGAGTGAACAGGAGGGGTCTCTGAAAGGTGATGAAAGGGAAATAATTGAGAATGTGATTGAGTTCGGAAACATTACCGTTCGTGAGATAATGACATCCCGCGTCAATATTGTGGCGGTTCCGGTTACCGCAGGCCTTCCTGAAGTACTGGAGCTCATACAGGAGAAGGGTCTGTCAAGAATGCCCTTATTTGAAAATGACCTGGACAATATTATGGGCGTAATTTATTCCAAAGACATACTGCCTTATATCAACACAGAGTTGATTGATAGCCCTATTAACTGGAAAACCATTGCCAGAAAGGCACTTTTTATTCCGGCAACGAAAAAGCTCGACGATCTTTTAAGAGATTTTCAGCAGGAAAAAACACACATTGCCATCGTTGTGGATGAATACGGCGGAACAGAGGGGATTGTAACCCTCGATGATATTCTGGAAGAGATTGTGGGGGATATTGGCGATGAATATGATGAACAGGAAGAGAAACTGTTTACCAAATTTAAAAACGGCGTTTATATTTTTGATGCCAAAATCGACCTCGATGATCTCGATGAAATTCTTGGAACAGAAATTTCAACGGATGAGGATGAATACGAAACCCTTGGGGGATTGGTCTATCATCTCACAGAGCGAATTCCAAATGTAGGTGAGAGGCTCAATTACAAAAACCTTGAGCTTACCGTACATTCGGTGAAAAATAACCGTGTAAAAAAACTTCGCGTGAAACCGGATTTTACCATACAAGCCAAACCTGATAAAAGGCAGGATGAAGGCATCTGAGTTACCCGAAAAAGGTAAGCCGAAAATAAAACACCGGGTCAGTCTGCGCCCATTCAATACCCTCAGTGTGGAGGCCACTGCAGAGACCTTCATCGAGATTCTTGAAAAAGAGGATCTTCAGACTCTCTATCGTGAAGGTTTTTTCAGGAAATTTGACCCGTTTATCCTGGGAGGCGGCAGTAACGTGCTGTTCAGGGATAATCCTTCCCGGCCGGTTCTGAAAATCTCGCTGAAAGGAATCGACATCGTGGCAGAAAATGACAGCAGTGTTCAGGTTCGGGCCGGTGCCGGTGACGTGTGGCATGACCTGGTTGAGTTTGCCGTACAGAGAGGATATGGCGGGATTGAAAATCTGGCACTTATTCCCGGCACAGTGGGGGCCGCCCCCATTCAGAATATTGGAGCCTATGGTTCAGAAATTGAACAGGTATTCAGCTCTCTTGAGTTTTTTGACGTGCAGGAGGGCACTTTCAGAAGCTTTACCCGCGAGGAGTGTCATTTTGGGTACCGTGACAGCATTTTTAAGCGTGATTTGAGAGGAAGGGCCATTGTTACCTCGGTTACGCTGAATCTTACGAAGAAAGATCATAACCTGATTACGGACTATTACTCACTTACACAACGTCTCAGGGAAAAAGGAATTGAAGATCCGGGAATAAGAGATATTTTTGATGCGGTTGTTTTCATCCGGAAATCCAAACTGCCCGACCCGAAAGAGATCGGAAATGCAGGAAGCTTCTTTAAAAATCCTGTGATACCCCGCGATCAGTTTAAGCAGATTCAGAGAAATCATCCGGACATTCCCTTTTTTGAAGCTGCGGAAGGGTACATAAAAGTGCCGGCCGGCTGGCTTATTGAACAGTGTGAGTGGAAGGGAAAAAAAGTAGGTAAAACAGGCACGTACGAGCACCAGGCTCTGGTTATCGTAAATCATGGTTCCGCTTCAGGAAAGGAAATTTATCAGCTTGCAGAGAGAATACAGTCCTCCGTATTCGAGAAGTTTGGCATTGCACTCACACCGGAGGTTAACATTGTGGGTTAAAACCAAATCAGACATATAGATGCGGATTTATGACAATACATTTCAGCAGGCAATATCGTGTCCTCTGAAAATGTACCATGTTGCTTCTAAATCCGGGGGTTCAAACAGCAAGGTAGCTTTCCGGCACCGGAATAAGCTCCTGCTCAGGGATGTGATTTCACTCCAATTCAATAACCGCAGGTTCACTTCCGACTCTCTTTCCGAAGCGGAAAAAGAAACATCTGAATGGCTTCAGGAAGATTCGGTGACCATCTGCGGAGCGGTATTGAGAAAAGGTATTTTTGTTACCAGAATACCGATTCTGGTTAAAGAAAAGGATAACTATACCATTATTCAGGTTCATGGTAAACTCAGGAAAAGATCAGAGCATGATGAAGTACAATTTCCTGTAAGGAGCCGCAGTATGGCAAATTATCTGTTAAAAGCCGCATATCGCTCATTTGTGCTGAATGAGTGCATGCATGCCTCATCCTTGCACACCACGCTCTGTTTTCCCAACAAAGCATACCGCAGTACCGATGCAAATCTTTTTCAATCATTGAGCCGGATACGGGAGAATTCAGATACTTCTGATCTTGCGGAACAAACAGAAGAACTTTTTGTGACTGTTGACGCCACCAAGGCCGTAAATAATGTTGGAAATGCCATTCCCGAGTTGGTCTCACATCGAACATTTACAGGAATGTCTGTGAAAGAATCCTGCAAGTTTATCGAAGACACACCGCTTGAGGACGGCAATATTCTTGATATAGGCATTCACAGAGAATGTAAATACTGTGATTTCAGGCGAATGCCTGCCGGGAAAGGAGATGGTGACGGGTGCTGGAGGTTGTTTTTTCCGAATCATTCTGTTGTTTTTCCCGACCTCCACGTATATGAGCTGATTGGCCATGGCAATGACACA of the Rhodohalobacter mucosus genome contains:
- a CDS encoding NFACT RNA binding domain-containing protein yields the protein MNNYYALHHLSEYLQSTLAGGRYLFSYSPHKDVWELYLETSQSLKKRLIFSTNSSETALFLDDYRSPKKSNVKTFFDQLSEDKLIKILLAENDRFVTVLFQSGLKLLFLPFGNHPNVFLIQNDRVTEAFKQSIRFEDNPPPSPRAPRKTSPRAAEKDSPRKMILTKYPAFPRHLIDPLISHYEFDDMQAGEVLSITDKIVDAMENRPAFRILEDGNLCLIPESLLPLPTRREFENVNEAIKFAYYKTSSERRLSAKISNLRPKIEHSVKKHEAAIAQLSNAEKGLQRADEYEKFGHILMAHAHESLPAESGSIELPDFYNNNQPVNIPVKPSLSIAENAERYYDKSAKAVRNVEESERRLKTMKKEYKELTELLHSLDSLQRVYEFDDWYSHYEDSLKRLGILSKVQSEAPLPFRKTEIDGFDVWIGKNAKSNDALTTSAHKEDIWLHARGVSGSHVVIRMDNRKEMPPKSVLLKAASAAAWNSKARGSRLAPVIITKRKYVTKPKGAPAGTVRVQREEVEMVKPHKLS
- the lysC gene encoding lysine-sensitive aspartokinase 3, coding for MPDLLKVAKFGGTSMADLDAMKRCARIVTSDPDKKVIVVSATSGTTNLLSSLFDHVETDQKMEIVDKIRKKHLEICTGLVHSTEVEKAILQVMDSLVALVQNQHMMTPRIQDEILSHGELLSSAIFTGLLKEYDTGEVDTRWLDARKIITTDRSHTKAQPDISAIAGNAEDQLIPHLESVRFVTQGFIGSSPDGTTTTLGRGGSDYSAALFAEAIHADVLEIWTDVTAVYTTDPRVVPAARPITEISFDEAAELSVFGAKVLHPATMVPAVRKNIKVYVGSSMKPQKPGTWIMKDTRSKPVIRAISLRRNQTLVTVKSPDMLHRHGFLAKLFDVLSRHQVSVDLVTTSEVSVSLTVDTDIQSTERDSLNEDVLSELRTFSQVDVEKDLSLVALIGNNLHATSGLSGPVFGLLEDVNVRLICHGASSHNLCFLVSQTSAEKVVQVLHNRFIK
- a CDS encoding dihydrodipicolinate reductase C-terminal domain-containing protein, whose amino-acid sequence is MKISVIGTGKTGSSVAELLGGDAVCFNRSNPPDAEKVSNTDAAIVFVPPDAAAEISDVLLEAAIPSVWGTTGYAWPENLPDRVKDANSRWIIGSNFSMGMNLIRKALRMLGSGSSLLDDAEFHIHEVHHKEKKDAPSGTALSWQEWLGQDAHISSDRQGDVKGIHSLHIKTKYESITLKHEAHSRKLFAEGAVWAAKYLLRHPHIDPGVYTFASIFDKAYRGGL
- the dapA gene encoding 4-hydroxy-tetrahydrodipicolinate synthase encodes the protein MTDSPVLWTALITPFHEDGSVDEQTLVKLAELQNKSGNGILLAGSTGEGLALTHDEKRQITELVCNLGLNVPIMAGVGGFNLKEQTSWIKECNRIGVDAFLLVTPLYARPGIEGQTEWFMKLMDAAEKPCMVYNIPSRTGVKMPVQVLKNIRNHNRFWAVKEASGSISDYLEFSETCPDVPLFSGDDGLLPFFSAAGCSGLVSVAANVWPMETGLYVKKCLERNTEDLFPVWKRASAALFTAPNPVPVKALMKEKGIIPRIQLRPPLSEKDLSGISVLNAADMNVAEWYKENTE
- a CDS encoding 2,3,4,5-tetrahydropyridine-2,6-dicarboxylate N-succinyltransferase, with amino-acid sequence MSWKEILDKLESGEIRAAEPEGEGWKANVEVKQGILDAFREGKNVNYGGIYEGFVDKSNIPPRMFEAEDGVRLVPGGSSVRRGAYVAKSVIIMPPAYVNIGAYVDEGSMIDSHALVGSCAQIGRNVHLSAGVQIGGVLEPVGLSPVVIEDDCFIGAGSVIVEGILVKKGAVIAPGVTLSKSVPVYDCVNERLLGKGSPVPKRAVVIPGSRPINNEWAKSQGLSAQCPVIIKYRDEGSDASLELETALR
- a CDS encoding single-stranded DNA-binding protein, giving the protein MSSLNKAMVIGRLGADPDVRYTQSNTAVATMSVATTERYKDRNGELQENTEWHRIVAWGRLAEICQQYLKKGSLVYFEGPIQTREWEDKEGQKRYTTEIKALNMQMLDSRGDSGGSSAPASKSNRPAKETVEIDDSFDDMDDDLPF
- a CDS encoding hemolysin family protein gives rise to the protein MEKKDEPPSTRSGLSLLFIPAFIIAASGAQAIVMSELAVQTALMIIGLVLSATYSGSEVAFFSLVNQIDKLNTDGDFGKKDTRILKMLQKPRKLLATILIGNTFANIVSSVLAAVITGKIVAYYGFPAAIVYTVEIVVLTFMILILSEITPKIIAINNPLKVSRSMSGFIYANFILFTPVSKLIAESTMSLEKSLPKPNIRMTAEDLKTMAEMSEQEGSLKGDEREIIENVIEFGNITVREIMTSRVNIVAVPVTAGLPEVLELIQEKGLSRMPLFENDLDNIMGVIYSKDILPYINTELIDSPINWKTIARKALFIPATKKLDDLLRDFQQEKTHIAIVVDEYGGTEGIVTLDDILEEIVGDIGDEYDEQEEKLFTKFKNGVYIFDAKIDLDDLDEILGTEISTDEDEYETLGGLVYHLTERIPNVGERLNYKNLELTVHSVKNNRVKKLRVKPDFTIQAKPDKRQDEGI
- the murB gene encoding UDP-N-acetylmuramate dehydrogenase, with the translated sequence MKASELPEKGKPKIKHRVSLRPFNTLSVEATAETFIEILEKEDLQTLYREGFFRKFDPFILGGGSNVLFRDNPSRPVLKISLKGIDIVAENDSSVQVRAGAGDVWHDLVEFAVQRGYGGIENLALIPGTVGAAPIQNIGAYGSEIEQVFSSLEFFDVQEGTFRSFTREECHFGYRDSIFKRDLRGRAIVTSVTLNLTKKDHNLITDYYSLTQRLREKGIEDPGIRDIFDAVVFIRKSKLPDPKEIGNAGSFFKNPVIPRDQFKQIQRNHPDIPFFEAAEGYIKVPAGWLIEQCEWKGKKVGKTGTYEHQALVIVNHGSASGKEIYQLAERIQSSVFEKFGIALTPEVNIVG